One genomic region from Nitrososphaerales archaeon encodes:
- a CDS encoding M20/M25/M40 family metallo-hydrolase, producing MGIDEVEFLINMLRIYSPPRKEEKLAKRLAEWMKEDLGFKKVWMDRVNNVFGEIGSGKPTILLCGHMDTVPGFRAVKVEGDRIYGRGAVDAKSALAAMIIATSRLSGDDLQGRVIVAAVVDEEGNSLGIKELIKENLNVDYGIFGEPGGIASITIGYRGSICLKIVCITPTGHASAPWIANGGAIQRAFEVWQSIQAYISKQERGKVDDDTHRSLTASLIKIHGGSLHTILPNRCEMVINVRVPVGYSSSKVSEELNGIISKFNIDETKVLTEIIDITEPFKVDVNSPVVRALVRAILNTQGIRPRLIYKTGTGDMNILGNVLKIPVATYGPGNPRLSHTPDEYIEIKEYLESIRVYHRAILELFKIHK from the coding sequence TTGGGTATCGATGAAGTAGAATTCTTAATAAATATGTTAAGGATCTATAGCCCTCCTCGCAAAGAGGAGAAGTTGGCTAAAAGGTTAGCCGAATGGATGAAAGAGGATTTAGGATTTAAAAAGGTATGGATGGATAGGGTGAATAACGTATTTGGAGAGATCGGTTCTGGAAAACCTACCATATTACTATGTGGTCATATGGATACTGTACCGGGTTTTAGGGCCGTTAAGGTTGAAGGTGATAGGATTTATGGGCGTGGTGCAGTAGATGCAAAATCGGCCTTGGCCGCGATGATCATCGCGACCTCAAGGTTAAGTGGCGATGATCTCCAAGGGAGGGTGATCGTAGCTGCAGTGGTGGATGAAGAAGGTAATAGTTTAGGCATTAAGGAATTGATAAAAGAGAATCTAAATGTCGATTACGGGATATTTGGGGAGCCTGGTGGTATCGCTAGTATCACTATAGGTTATCGTGGGAGTATCTGCTTGAAGATAGTCTGTATAACACCGACGGGCCATGCGAGCGCACCTTGGATCGCGAATGGAGGTGCGATTCAAAGAGCCTTTGAAGTATGGCAAAGTATACAAGCATACATCTCGAAGCAAGAGAGGGGTAAGGTTGATGATGATACTCATAGATCGTTGACCGCTTCTCTAATAAAGATTCATGGCGGCTCGTTACATACTATACTACCAAATCGGTGTGAGATGGTGATAAATGTGAGGGTGCCTGTAGGCTATTCGTCATCAAAGGTCAGTGAAGAATTGAATGGTATCATTTCGAAATTCAATATCGATGAAACGAAGGTATTAACCGAAATTATCGATATAACCGAACCGTTCAAGGTCGATGTAAACTCTCCTGTAGTGAGGGCTTTAGTAAGAGCGATTCTCAATACACAAGGTATAAGGCCCAGATTGATCTATAAAACCGGTACTGGCGATATGAATATCCTGGGCAACGTATTAAAAATCCCTGTAGCGACGTATGGTCCAGGAAACCCTCGTTTATCTCACACCCCTGATGAATATATTGAGATAAAAGAATATTTAGAGAGTATTAGAGTTTATCATAGGGCTATACTCGAATTATTTAAAATTCATAAATGA
- a CDS encoding energy-coupling factor transporter transmembrane protein EcfT: MYWIASGFLFRRTDSIIQRLDPRVRLLISLMLFTLALISDSLIKISITLLTIVSLALMGRILKRMGRTTLLSSTFAIFIFLINLLLGYGLIVALVLALRFVAIITSTSFFFLTTSPDELEYVMKWFRLPQDIIFAFVTAVRFVPVLMIDALQIIDAQRSRGLELDKGRFHKRVKNFIPILVPLVIDAIMRSSELAEAMEVRAYGATKRPTSLYVLKMRNRDKIAIVLSIILFVFAIYSYMYFSL, translated from the coding sequence GTGTATTGGATTGCAAGTGGCTTCTTATTTCGAAGGACCGATTCGATCATACAAAGGCTCGATCCTCGGGTCAGATTGTTAATCTCGTTGATGTTATTTACACTCGCCCTGATCAGTGACTCATTGATCAAGATTTCGATAACATTACTTACCATTGTAAGCCTAGCTTTGATGGGCCGTATATTGAAGAGAATGGGGCGAACAACGTTACTTTCGTCTACGTTCGCCATCTTCATATTTTTGATCAACCTCCTCCTTGGTTATGGTTTGATAGTAGCCCTCGTTTTAGCACTCAGATTTGTAGCCATCATAACTTCTACATCCTTCTTCTTCCTCACCACCTCACCAGATGAATTAGAATATGTGATGAAGTGGTTTCGTTTACCCCAAGATATCATATTCGCCTTTGTGACTGCGGTACGCTTCGTACCAGTACTCATGATAGATGCTTTACAGATCATAGATGCTCAAAGATCGAGAGGTTTAGAGCTCGATAAAGGCCGTTTTCATAAAAGGGTTAAGAACTTCATACCGATACTCGTACCTCTTGTGATAGACGCCATAATGAGAAGTAGCGAATTGGCAGAGGCGATGGAGGTAAGGGCTTACGGTGCAACAAAAAGGCCTACAAGTCTATACGTGTTAAAGATGCGCAATAGAGATAAAATCGCAATTGTATTAAGTATAATACTATTCGTCTTTGCCATTTACTCCTACATGTATTTTAGTTTGTGA
- a CDS encoding energy-coupling factor ABC transporter ATP-binding protein, translated as MITFESVTYTYPSGVTALKDINIQIKDGELIAIVGENGAGKTTLIRHINGLLKPSVGRVLVDGLDTRKVSVAELSRKVGIVFQNPDHQLFSESVEDEIKFGLRNFGFTEDVIKRRVEWALKFFDLEDYRRSSPFILSGGEKKRLCLAVVLAWDPKVLILDEPTVGQDFIQKERLGQIIKMLLTQNKTVIIVSHDIEFIWPLQPRMIIMSKGRIIADSLSEEVFHNNSLIKEAHLIKPQLVELYERLRVRPEKPFPNVYEARAWFINNLRGLRGR; from the coding sequence GTGATAACATTTGAATCTGTAACCTATACGTATCCGAGCGGAGTTACAGCCCTTAAAGATATCAATATTCAAATCAAGGATGGTGAATTGATAGCTATTGTAGGTGAGAATGGTGCTGGTAAGACTACGCTCATAAGGCATATCAACGGCCTTTTAAAGCCTTCGGTTGGTAGAGTGTTGGTGGATGGTTTAGATACGAGAAAGGTGAGTGTTGCCGAACTTTCTCGCAAAGTGGGCATCGTCTTTCAAAATCCAGATCATCAACTATTCTCGGAGAGCGTTGAAGATGAAATTAAATTCGGTTTAAGGAACTTTGGTTTCACAGAGGATGTAATTAAGAGGCGTGTAGAGTGGGCTCTTAAATTTTTTGATCTTGAAGATTATCGTAGATCATCTCCATTTATATTAAGTGGGGGAGAGAAAAAGAGGCTCTGCTTAGCAGTCGTTTTAGCGTGGGATCCGAAGGTCCTCATATTGGATGAGCCCACCGTCGGTCAAGACTTTATTCAGAAAGAGCGGCTCGGTCAGATTATAAAGATGCTACTAACTCAAAACAAAACTGTCATTATAGTATCTCATGACATCGAATTCATCTGGCCTCTTCAGCCAAGGATGATAATCATGTCGAAAGGGAGGATAATAGCAGACTCGCTTTCAGAGGAGGTATTCCATAATAATTCATTGATTAAGGAGGCACATTTGATCAAGCCCCAACTGGTAGAGCTTTACGAAAGGTTAAGAGTAAGGCCGGAGAAGCCCTTTCCAAATGTTTATGAAGCGAGAGCCTGGTTTATTAATAATCTCCGAGGTCTTCGAGGTCGATAG
- a CDS encoding SIS domain-containing protein encodes MSENAGAAVKSSIFGLTTMITQNLSKVSEEQIGIGIDVLLKHRNNKILVVGAGRSSLVAKAFALRLLHLGYNVHVLGDTLVPSIDEKDLVIAVSGSGTTRLVVAAVEAAKHVGAKVLAVTSFPDSPLGRLADYIIEVKGRILGSEESGRDYFSRQILGLHEPLAPLGTLFEDSCMILFDAMVVVLLDKLKMSEEELKKRHANIE; translated from the coding sequence TTGAGTGAAAACGCTGGTGCAGCTGTTAAGAGCAGTATCTTCGGTCTAACGACGATGATCACTCAAAACCTATCGAAGGTCTCGGAAGAACAGATCGGTATTGGTATAGATGTCCTTCTCAAGCATCGAAATAATAAGATCCTAGTGGTGGGTGCTGGTAGAAGTAGTCTGGTCGCTAAAGCCTTCGCCCTCCGATTACTGCATCTAGGTTACAACGTACATGTGTTAGGAGATACTTTAGTACCATCGATCGATGAAAAAGATCTAGTTATAGCAGTCTCAGGTTCAGGGACTACGAGGCTCGTAGTCGCCGCTGTCGAGGCTGCAAAGCATGTCGGTGCGAAGGTCTTGGCGGTGACTTCATTCCCGGACTCACCCCTAGGAAGATTGGCAGATTACATCATCGAAGTAAAGGGGAGGATCTTAGGATCTGAAGAAAGTGGGAGAGATTATTTTTCTCGCCAAATTTTGGGGCTCCATGAACCACTCGCCCCACTTGGTACACTCTTTGAGGATTCATGCATGATTCTATTCGATGCGATGGTAGTTGTGCTACTGGATAAGCTCAAAATGAGTGAAGAAGAGTTAAAAAAGAGGCATGCAAATATAGAGTGA